A stretch of DNA from Corvus cornix cornix isolate S_Up_H32 chromosome 13, ASM73873v5, whole genome shotgun sequence:
AAAGTCTACTGTGCACAGTAAAACTGACTACAGCTTCACCAGTTTCTTCCTGGGCTCAATTAAACCCCTCAGAAACTCATGCTAACATTAGCTTGTACACAAGCCAGGCAGCCATTCTTACCAGCTGCCATTCTCCTATGTCTTCATTCCAGTGAACGTAGTTCTCAATCATTTCCTACAAAGAAGTCAGGACAGTAAGTGTTAGACTTGCACAATCTACCCCCTCCAGCTGCACTTTCCAGAAAATACATCCTAAGGCCTGGACAAGCTGCGTAAGAACAGTCTTGATCCATTCCAAGTTGCTCCTATCAGGACAGCTATATcctgtgcaaaaaaaaaccctatttatACTCTGAAGactacagaagagaaaatactaCTCCCAAATTGTATGTACTGGAGAGCCCCCTAAAGCATGAGGTTCCGATTATGCCAACACCATCAGGACAGCAGTAAACAAACACTGTAATATGGAGAATGGTAACGATAAAAAGAATTTCCCTTAATTTTCCCATTAAATAGTGTGCATTATATTTAAGCTCATCATGAATTTTCTGAATACTGGAGTCACAGAGAAGGTCAAAGATCCAAAAATCCAGTCTTCGTGTTAATTTCAGACATTAGCAAGCACAACTTCAAGCTAGtggaaaaatagagaaagattTTGAACAGACCCACTGCATGGGCACACAGCAAACATACCAGTTAACTATATGGTGaatgttattttcttatttttataagCCTTTACAAAAATAAGCTGCAAGAGAACGGAGATTAGCAGAGCACAACCCCTGCCCCAGGCTTAGGTGCTTTGCCTTCACCTGGTAGTCCTGAGGAATGAAGTTGTCTATAATGAGAATCTGAAGACggagctccctgctcagctgccgAATGTTCTCCAGCAGCCCTTCAATCTCTCTCTGATGCTCTTGTTGTAGATCTGCcatctgaaaacaaaccatGCATTTGAGAGGCATCAGAGTCAGCTTAAGACATGGTAAAAGCCTAAAGAGAACAGTCTTATGTCTGTATGAGgtttttggaaaacaaaagcaaactcTGGTTATTAGTACCAGAATATTTATCTCTGAAGAATAAACCCTCTGAAACATTCCAACTCAGAGATTGCTGAAAATAGCATTAAGTTCTCAGTTTCATAAACCCAAAACTGGTCTTCTGCCAATCCAAGCTGCTTCAGCTAAGACTAGATGATGAGCATGAGACAAGTTATACCCCTGGCACAGTTTTGAGGAAAATCTCTGATCCCAACGactaaatgcattttttgtgAAACAGGAACTCCAGCAACCAGCCAAAGGACACATTCATCCAGTGACTGAGGATGAGGTAACAAGGGCATCGGTCACAAAGAacaggcagctcagagcagagaagCCTTTGAGCTGCAGCGAAGCAGAACATGGGGCTGCCAGCAAGcaacttgcattttatttcaaaattaaccagtgtttttccttgaatttctACATATCTCAGGGTCCCACACATAACCCTTGTCAGCCTAGCCTCAGGAAAAGCTCTATAACATGCTGTTCTAAAGCTCCAACTCCAGACTTAGGTATTTTTGAATTATGTGAGCCAAATGGACAGCACAGGAAGACATTCCTAAACATACGGCACTTTTTCTAGCATTGCAAAGCCGACGGCTTATCCTTCCCAACTCTAGTACCTCCCAGGATCACTGGCTGAGGACTTTAGACACTAACCTCTGACTTTGCAGCCATAAGCATGGTCCAaactttcttcagctttttggttttccccTGTGCTTCCTCCTGGAGGTTGGTGTACTTCTCTTCGATGTCCAAGCGTTCTTGCTGTGGACAACATTTagcacagatacacacacactaAATCACAGAAACTCTCTGCAATAGTATGAGCAAGAGGAAAAACTACTTGAACAAACAAAGCATTTGCCAAGAACACAGAGCCTTGGCTGAGCAAGGCTGGCTCAGACCTGCAGGGGTTGCACAGCCAATGAGTGACCTGTGGAGGGGTTGGCTTCTGCAGTGCttccagagcagagccacaccTGGGTAACACATCCTGGTATGTCACGCCATTGCTGTTTGCAGACAGGCACAGTAGATAACcccacctccttctcctcaaGCTCCTTGCgaagctgctctgctctcttccTTCGTTCTTCCAGTTCCATGTTTGATTCTTCTAGAAGCTTCTCTTGCTCCTCTGCTTTTGCCAGCAAGTCCACTCCTCCCACAATCACCTTTTTCTCTAATGCAGACAGTTTCTCCAACAGGGACTGGTGCTCTTGCCTAGACAGACAGGTAGGTGTGAGACTTCATATCCTACCGtgctcagcaggcagcaggtcCAGCTCGGTTTTATAGCCCAGACACCACTCACAGGGCTGGAAAAACTTGTCTTGCTGATGAGGGTTTAAGTGGCGGTGAGGCAGTGCAAGTGAGAGCAGCAAGTTCCCCAAGCTCCAGCTCCCACCACTTTCTCTCAAGCAAAACCAGGTCAGCAGAGAAGTGACTCCTGCTGCGAGTCACCTCTGTGAGGGGCTGCAAGCACCCAGTGGTATCACCAGGCAACTCAAGGCACCCTCTGCCCCAAAGGGCCCTGTCAGCACAGCAATgtccagaggcagctgctgaaatAAGAGGGGAGTGAACAAAGATCAAGGCAGTGCAGCTGAGGTGCAAACCAGGaatgctggctgctgctggagcagtctATTGGCATAGGGTAGTGCAACCTCAGCAGCTCTTTGGCTTCAGAATGAAGCACCCCTACACCCAAAATGACATGCTTGTGGCTGTACTGCAGGAAACCCGGCCTGTCACAGAACAGtactgctgctcctcacaggtCTTGGGAGATTAATTTGTTTCTAGGCTATCTTGCACAACTAAGTAAAGTTAAGAAAAGAAGTGGCAAAAGGATAAGTTTGTCTTTTCCATATACTCTAAGCTCTCAAAGCAGAATAAGCTCCTCTTTCACCTTGAAAACAGCAAGGGCTCGTGTTCACTTTCTACGAAGTTTGACAGGCACCTTACCATGTATCTCCAGATATTCATATGATTAAGGAAGGAACAACCCACATGACCATACAAACTTCTCAGAGCATGGTACTCACTGAGCTTTGAGCaagtctttttctctcttctccagtTCAGCTCtggctttatttctttcttcttcttccatATCAAGCTTAGTTTCAAgagcttttctctcctcttcaaTCTTTGCTTGCATCTCTACCATCTTATCAGGGGAAactttctttttgcctttgaaaaacatagggaaaacaaattatttcactaCAAAGTAAAACAACCTCTGTATCATAGTATTTTTTCCAAGTTCAGACTCAATACTTGCATTTAACAAAAATTTCATTAGGTATCAGCTTCAAAACGGACAAAACTCAGTCCTTCAAATCCCATTTTAACATTTGATCAGTTGTCGCCAGCTCCTACAGAGCAGTCATGCTGTGTAACTAACACTGGAACCTAATGCCTCCAAGATACAAAACATATGCAGAACACCTGGAGAAGGAACACTGCTTAAAGAGAAGCCCAAAATGGAAACTCCGACATTCTAACAATGCAGATCAGgccagaagaaggaaaacagaagactgCCTCAACCTACAGCTACAAGAGCTCAGCTACCAAGAGTTACATACTCAAATTTCAGATTAGCATCTCCACCATTCCCCCTCATTCACTGCCCTCCTTACAGGCTTACCTGTTCCAAAGGGAgcatacatatatttttaagaacataCTACTACGAAAATAGAGAAATTCAGAACAGCCGTATGAAAACTAGGCAACTGAAGAAACTTCTTGATAATATTTGGTCTATGTAACAGTGACTACCCACAGATTCGAAAGTACCAAGGCTTGCTCTGGCTTAATCAGCTGTCTTTACAACAGAACCAGGTCCATGTCATGGAGGGCTACAAAGGGAGTGGCCAGAGCAACTCAATGAACCTACTAACCTCAAGGGTTCGTCTCAAACACCCCAAATTTGAAACAAAGTGTGAGGCTGCTGCTCTTGAAAGCCACTCTGCAAGTCTTGAGCCAACTTTCACTGCAATCTTAGGAGTGCCCAAAGCAGGTGAACATAGAGATCCTGGGGGGTTATGTCAAATGAGAATGCATTTCCTCAAATCCACAAGTCCTAAATACCCCTTATTCACAAGAGAATCCAtcattttccctctttgcttTTCTACAGACATGAAAAAACCTCACCCTGCAGAATTCAGCTGTACTTGAAACTAACAGGAGCCACTGACTGCGACCTGACAGTTTTCCAATAGTGACATAATGCACATGGTCAGAACACGCTCAAGGAAGCTGTtcaataaaatgcttttcttcctccagtCTGCAAGATATTCACCTtcatttatatacatatattttatttatatacatatatacattaTACACATACACACTCCAACGAAGTGTACTGCATATGTAAACACGCATGCACATATTTTCACATCTGCATATATATTTCTTCAGGTGCACAAGAGCTTTCATTAGTTTTGTTGCAAGGCAAGGACTTCACCAGTACAGCAAACAACATCTTCATTGCCATCTGCTAAACTTCAGAATCAGATAATGAGCACTTCTTTCTGGGCTTGTGGTGCAAAAATCTCTCACTAATTAGTCTTTGAGTAAGAAGCTTTCTGGAAGTGCTATACAGAGCTCATCATATGAGATAAGCCAGATAAAGGCTTCTTACTATTAGGACATAGCCCTATAAATTTTCAGTTTAGGAGAAAAAGGTGAAGTGAAGCAAGTTGTAAGATCCTGTCACAAGCTTTGCAATTGTAAGGAGGTGAAAATCAATTACACCAACCTGCTTGATCTTGTATTAAGAGGAAGTAGAAAGCAAATCGCAGAGAGGCAGCAAACACataaaaagaggagagaaaatgttaTTGCTTTGATCATTTTGGACAAAGATCATCAGCACCAGAACAAACATCAAATTTTATATTCATGTTTCTAGGGTAGAAAATACGAGATAATCGTAACTAAAAACCCCTCCATTAGAGCAAAGACTAATACATTATGTTATGCTAAAGCAGAGAATGTGTCTGTACTTCTGACTGCTTTGCAAATCCAGGATAATCTTCAGCTCACTCTTTCATTCTTCTGCCCATTCAATGCAATGCTGGATCTAAACACAACATTAGGAGCCTGCCGCAAGGATCATGCCCTAAGAAACAGTTAAAGGGGGTGGATTTCTCCTTCAATTAACAAACTTAATGCTCCCCACACTCAAGAGAGCCAATTCTGTTACATTACCTGTAAAATACTAGCATACAGAATACATGTTTTAACCAAGATTTCCAAGCCAATTCTTAGCAAGGTACAATACAGTTGCACACAGAGTCTCAACACAAGATTTCTCCATTTAATTACACATGGGATTAGTTAGTTAATTTGCAGTAACTGGTGCTTCCATAGAGGTATAGAGCCATTTTTGTTTATTCAAGAAAGTGCATCAAAAAAGGCAGGACAGGAAAGGGATAATGAAAGACACCACATGCAGAAGGGTCACACTAGAGGACAGTTAATATCCCAAACCACAAAAAGCTACACTTATCCCAGTTGCCAAAAGCCCAGCACAACTTCCCCAACAGAGCTGTCTCCAAACCTGCAGGAGATGGACTGCTGACACATCAGCAGTTTGCTATTAACTGTCCTCatccaaacaaaacactgaGGTTGCAAGCAAGCTTTAAAGGAGCAGGATTGAAGCAATCGAATTCCCAGGCTACAGTCATATGACCCACAAAAGGTCTCCCCTGGGTTGTGTTCCTTCCAAACCTGCTAGTACCCTTCTCTGAGCTGAGGCTTTACACTAACATCACTAGTGTAAAAGTGAGTGAACTATACAGCAATACTTTCCAGGGTCTCTCCACATAGGGGAGAAGAGTGGAGTGCTTCTATCCAGGATAACAACAACAGTGGGTGAAGTCCCCACAAGCCAAGTCCCAAGATGTGATTTGTTTCCTCAGTCCTCATTGATTGTAGGGTTTCTACAGGCACAGCAACCTCTCTGACCAGGAGCAGCCCAGACTTTATTCACTGCTAGATCAAAAATCTGGATCTCCTGTTCCTCTGAACTAAGTCCCCCAGAGATCAAGAACTTAGTATCATGGGGCACTTAAACCCCAACCAACtaggatattttttaaagtatctgcaaaaataaagctgatCAACCAAGCATTGCCACATCTTCTCTGCAAGTATAAACCCCATGCTGTTTTCTCCAAAACTAATTTTGAGAAAGCAGAGTCCAATATAACATAGAATACATGCCTAGCTATCCTCTTCATGAACTCATATTGTAGCAATTCCCATTAGAAGTTATCTCCGTCTTTTCCCCTGTATTTTAGAAGGCACATTTAACACAGGTTGCAAACTGGATTTTTTAACCTATTATTTCTCAATTATCTTTAAATCTTGCTCAAGCAGCCTACTGCATTGTCTCCTATTGTCTCACATATCTGGTTAACAACGTACACAATGATTAACTGTTTCAAGCATGgaagcagcaaaggaaaggcATGCTTTAGCAGAGTTACAGCTTGAGGTTTATCTTTCCAACAGACAAAGCGGGGAAGAGTGCAACATTGCAAAATGGAGTGTGCAGATTATGGAAAGGCCAAAGCTTAAAGGACTTAAGAGCTCCCACTCACTAGTGAAGGACTTATCCAGAGGTTTCTCTATGACAGAGCATGTGGAGTCTGAactactgctgctgctactgcctggaaaacagaaatgcgTCCCACAGAAAAACCCAGAGAGGAAGAAACATGCAGATGGGAAGTTAGTTCTAAAGGAAAGAAACCCAGAAGAGCCAGCAACCTAGTTCAAAAAAGCACAAGTTCCCATCAGGAAGGATTTGCTAGGATCCCCCCCAGACTCAGTTTGCAAAGCCACCATTTCCCAGCACAAGACTGCATGCTCAGAAATACATTGCAGTTAAAAACCATCTTAACCAGACTACAGCTTAAAACAACATGCCAAGGCAGCTTCCGTTTCAAGCAACAACAGCAGAGAACACCAAATCATAGTGGAGAAGGCTGTGGATATCTGCCATAGCAGAGGATTCAGTGACAAGGAAGCCTTTCCAGTCTGACGCACATGGCAATGTGCACTTCTCACTCTGAAAGGCAGAAACAGCTTACACAGGGAGAGTCAGTGTGTATTCCCGTGAAGCAGCTCCCTTAGGGAACTTAACTACAATAGTTTGTTTGGGAGTTGAGTAAGTCAGTTATTCGCCCTCTACTCCTTCCAAGCAGCACTTTGAAGGTGACCTCCTCTTGGGAGGAGATTTGGGCAGGACATTTGGAGACAGTGGTCAAGCTTTCCACTTCTAGAAATAaccaaaaagtgaaaaatgaagctgttaCAACAATCACCAAAGGCATAGCAAAGTCATTTATGACTACTTGGACAGACACCAAAATGAAGAGAGTACACCTAAAAGCAGGAATGCTTTAACAGGAATTCTTTTCAACAGATGTGGGTGCTTCAGGAAGGCAATTTGAATGTCAAAATAAGTTTACTAGAGAAGCTGGAAGTTGGGATGTACCACTGGGCTTGATTTCTCTACTATACATAAGGAATTACTAGCAGGGTTCTAGGAGAACAGCAAGCTCCCAAGAAGCCACAGCATCTCATGGTACACAGTGACCTGCAGTTCCACGTTCAGCAACATCTCCTGGAGTTTAGATGATACACAGCAGTTGAACACTGATGTGGGACCAAGGAAACTTCACCATGGGATTTGCAGACTGCTCCCAAAAAAATTACGTGCAGCTCCCATTAAGCTTTTCAGCTAGCACAAAGACGCCCAAACGTCACTTTTCCCTCTATCAGTATAAAATAGGACACCAGAAGAGTCAGTTACTGAAGATCCATAAGACAGATGAATCCTTTGCCTAAACCACAGCCAAAATTCCCCTCCAATCATACCCATGGCTATAAAAACCACATCTGCCTACAAACAATCTTTGGTGTCTTCTTCCTCCCACCTCTGTGAGCAGGGGAAGTTCCACATCACCAGTCACAAGCCATATGCAGCCACCTTGAGGCACTCAGGGAGCCACCACAAAGGAGGATATCACCACAAGCACAGCTACCCAAGTGGAAGCAGGTACTACACAGGTTTGGAGCTGTCCATCCACGGAGACGGCACCAAAGGGCTTAGTTTCTAGGAGAGGCATGATAATTGCAGCGGCATAGGGCAGCTCTACAACTCCTCttgtccctgcctggctctggctACACTTCCTACGCCAGCTCGTGGATAAGAGGAGACTAGTGGCACTGACAGGAATCTCTACTGCCTTACCCCGCCGCTTCTTCCGCTTCTCCTCTCCAATCTCCCcatcttcatcctcctcttcaGAATCACTGGTTTCAGAACCAGAGATCTCTTCCCCTAGAAGAGAAGAGTGTGCTTTTATCAAAAGCTTTCCTTCGCCTCCTATCAGCTTGTTACTGGGACAGCAGCATTTGTCcaaacacagcagtgcctgaCATCAGCTGACAAGCACCTGCAGAAGTCCTTAACTGTTAAGCAGGCAGACAGCTTGCCATGGCTCAGGAAACTTAAGGACAATCAAGATAAGTAACTGAATGCTGTGATGTCAGTGTGTACATATTAAAGCTCAAGAGGCTGCtttctatggaaaaaaagagcatcttTGCACAGCTGAAGTGACAAAGTTTTCCTAGCAGGATTCTACCATACCTTCTCTTCCACCTCACACTTCTATctcagatgaaagaaaaagaagcattacTGACcatttcctgcttctcctgaaTGGGGCAGACACCAAACAGCAAGTCATGTTGGAATTACTGCTacagctgttctgtgctgtATCTCTGGAGAGAGATGTTGTGACAAGGTCACTGTTTAGCAAGCATCTCTCTACCAGGGTCGCTCCATGTTGATGGACTAAAAGTGACACAAGGCTATGAAGTTACATGGCTTAAAGAAGCTTCTTGTTGCTCTACAGTTTTTGAAACCCCAGTTCCAGCTCCACAAATTTGGTTCATTCTTCCCCCTGATAAATGCATCCCTCCTTCCCAATCAGAGAAAAAGTGTGACCTTTTGTTACAGTCCAGTTTATCTCCCTGTACCATGTCAGCCGTGTCCAGAGCCCCCGTGCTTGCTAGGGAAACCCAAGGAAACTGCCAGCCTGGAGGCCACCACTCACCCTAGTGCCAAGTGCCACCTAGTGGGAAAGCCAGGCCCCCACAAGCAGCCTTAGACACACCTCTCCTGGCATCCAGCTCAGCATAAAAAACCAGGACACGGACCTGCACCAGCGGCCAACCTCGCGTGATAATTCAAGTAGCAAAGAATGTTCCCATTCAAACAGAACAATCGAATTCAAATGGAACTGTGCAGAGAGGAACACAAGGGGAAAGGAGAGTCTCACCTTCTTCCAGTTTTTTCTTAAGctcttcaatttctttttggAACTGGCGGAGCATAGCATCCTTGGGATCCTCATTAATCCTGGCCTTGTTCTTTATGTTCTTGGCTCTGTTTGCATACCTGAGAGTGCTGATGGTTTCATCATAGTTGTAGTCTGCTGGTCCAATGTTTGCACACTGCAACACGTGGAGACCGAGTTACTGGAGGACAGTATCAGAGCCCAGCACAAGGTACTGCAGGAACCCACCCCCAGCTCTGACAGTCTGGCACTGCTACTCTTTCCCAAGCTTTCTAGCTGCTTCTACACTGAAGCCACTCTTGACTACTCAAGCACAGGTTCTGTTTGATCtcatgtatgtatgtatatgtgtgcTGTGTTTAGAACCTCATCCATacagaggcaaagagaaaagatggaaagagatgCACAAAGAAGGTTCTCTAAGCTGCAAATTCTAAACTCAGGATTAGAGAGGTACATGCCACGCTGTTCAAGTCACTATGCCATCCCTGCAAAAATGCAGCCCAATAGCTGGCACTGGAAAGGGCATCTCTTAGCTTACCATCATGGTTTTGGAATTGCCCCCCAGGGAGTCCTGCAGCAGCCGTGTGAGTTTGGAGTTACGGTAGGGCACATGAGTGCTCTTGCCGTCCACCAGTGCAGAGATAACATTGCCCagtgtggagagagagagattgaTCTTAGTGGCTTCCTTCAGTCTCTGCCCTGTGGCTCcagtttttgtctgtctttcaGAACCCTGCAAAGGGAACATGAAGCAGGAGTTAAAACAGATCCTCTAATACATCTCCTCCCTGCAAACAGAATCAGCTACACCTGAAATCTTGCTAGCAGCCATGCCACTAACCACCTCATCCATCATTAGAGAACCTGGCTAAGTATCTCACACATTGTTAGAGAGACAAGTCAAACAGGTCTTAAACAGAAACCTTCAGTGCTAGCAAATTCTGGATTGCTCAAAGCAATGAAGCTGACAAAGCTGAGACTTTCCTCCCCATGAACAAAAATGTTATGGGAAGTCAGTCGGCAACTAAAAGGCaccccagctggagctgccaaTCACCATCTACAGCCCTTCCGATCAGCAGAACAAGAGAGAACAGCAAcactgcaattattttaaagagtttCATAGAGCATCTTATATACACATCATGTAAATAAGTTAATGCATGTAAATAAGTTAAGTTGAATGCCTTTAGTCTCACTTTTTCTGCATCTTCCCCAAGGAAAGGTACCTCAGTATAAATCTTGGTCTAAAGCCATGTTTTACCAGCACAATTACATTGGCTCAAAGTGTAACACTGAGGGAAGGAACCTGCAAGTGATGAACAACATGGCCACAACCCTCTGGAAAAAACTCAACACCACAAACCAAATGTCTTGCCAAAGACCTGGCTGGTCCTACTCACAGCAAGGTCAACGAGGTGCAGCTTCCCCATGCGCACGTGCATGTTCCCATCGACTCCCTTCTCACTGCACTCAATGGTGATAGTGAAGATGGCATGCGAGCGAGAGCTGTGCTCGTTCATGTTTGTGGCaccaacagaaccttttaaTAGAGACAAAAGCAGTGATGTCTTCAGAATTAGTCACATCTTCCTCTAActcctcctgctctcagagGAGACTCAACCCCACCTCTTTACCCAGCCCTGTATTCCAGAAGATAGCAGAGGGATGCTCAGACTCAGCAGCAAAGTGTATTCTTGGGCACTAAAGTTGCAGTACACTTCCAGCCTGGACTAGCAGAAGGTCCTGCAGCCTGCTCTAAGCCAACCACAGATTCCCAAGAGCAGCAATTGTCCTCATCTGTTTCATACAGGCTACAAAGATCAGTAGCTTAAGGTATTCACAGCTAATCCCTGAAAACAGCTGTATTTTGGGAAATAAGAACACAGCAATGCATGCCAAGGGCAACAGGAGTCAGAACTTTAAGTCATTAAATAATCTGAGCTTAACTAAGAAGCCTTCCAGAACACAAACTACCtcccacacacagcacaggggtAATGTTCATCCTGATCAGAACTGAAGTGGAAAAAGGACCAAGAGACACACAAGCAGTTCTAACAACACTGCCCTCATTACATCCTCCCTTTGCTGATCCCCCCCACGCTGGCCGATGTGGGAGGCACAGCCttctttccctgcccctgcaaAAAAGGGGTTTGGGAGGAGATactctttttgttctgttcagccAAACATTCTTCCCAGCAACAGGACTAGGATCTCCTACTGTGGTCTGGTAACCAGATCTTTGCTCTGTCTGAGCTATAAacctgcccacagcaaggctACGTACGGTTCTTGTGGCCCAGAGTCATGATTCTGTCCATATCATCTGCATTGTTTACGACATAAGCTGAAAGGTCTTTGATATAAACTCCCACATCAGGTCTCTCTTTCACCTAGGAGAGAAACAGTTCAGACTGAGCATCCCTAGGAGACCCCGACAGCAATTCTAGTGATACTGTAACAGTACAGTGGTTTACCCCTCCATGTTCTGGTTTGCACATAAAATACTCCACTTGGAATCAGAGCAGATAAGGAATAAAGACTCATGCATGACAATATGCTACTGTTTTCCTCTGGGGGAAAGACATGATTTTAAATCCCAGTCTCCAATTCCCAGGACTGCTGAGGGGCCTTTGGGGGTAGAATTGCAGGTACAAAACTGCCTCAGGTGGAACAGCCAGTTTGTGCAACTGACCAAGTGGAAGAGATTCAGAGGAGCCAGCAGTAACGTATAGCTACTGCATCTTAAAGGAAAAGAGGACTGCTGAGGAGTCCAACCTCCCACTTCCCTGCAACTGCTTCTCTGGtctttaaaacagaatattGCTGTGATTCAAAACAAATACCACATTCAGATGAGGAGGCTCACCTCTAACCTCTGTGTCTGGTCCTTTCCCAGCAGGTCCCGCACTTCCTCATTGTAAATTTCCAGGTAAGAGACACGAACTAAAAACCTGCAGGTGAACAGCTGGGTAGTTCACTTAGCAAAACATTTGCTGAAGTCCCACACAGTCACAGAgtgcaaagaaaacagtgaaatacCAACACAGTCCTGCTGCCCCTCAAGCACTGCTGAAGTGGGAGCCTTTCATCTTGGGAGAAGTACCATTTCTATTGCCCTTGTCAAGGTC
This window harbors:
- the KIF3A gene encoding kinesin-like protein KIF3A isoform X5, with translation MAVNVDEMRGTITVHKTDSSNEPPKTFTFDTVFGPESKQLDVYNLTARPIIDSVLEGYNGTIFAYGQTGTGKTFTMEGVRAVPELRGIIPNSFAHIFGHIAKAEGDTRFLVRVSYLEIYNEEVRDLLGKDQTQRLEVKERPDVGVYIKDLSAYVVNNADDMDRIMTLGHKNRSVGATNMNEHSSRSHAIFTITIECSEKGVDGNMHVRMGKLHLVDLAGSERQTKTGATGQRLKEATKINLSLSTLGNVISALVDGKSTHVPYRNSKLTRLLQDSLGGNSKTMMCANIGPADYNYDETISTLRYANRAKNIKNKARINEDPKDAMLRQFQKEIEELKKKLEEGEEISGSETSDSEEEDEDGEIGEEKRKKRRGSSSSSSSDSTCSVIEKPLDKSFTNQAGKKKVSPDKMVEMQAKIEEERKALETKLDMEEEERNKARAELEKREKDLLKAQQEHQSLLEKLSALEKKVIVGGVDLLAKAEEQEKLLEESNMELEERRKRAEQLRKELEEKEQERLDIEEKYTNLQEEAQGKTKKLKKVWTMLMAAKSEMADLQQEHQREIEGLLENIRQLSRELRLQILIIDNFIPQDYQEMIENYVHWNEDIGEWQLKCVAYTGNNMRKQTPVLDKKEKDPFEVDLSHVYLAYTEESLRQSLMKLERPRTSKGRSRPKTGRRKRSAKPGAVIDSLLQ
- the KIF3A gene encoding kinesin-like protein KIF3A isoform X4, with amino-acid sequence MPINKPEKLDKPESCDNVKVVVRCRPLNDREKATGYKMAVNVDEMRGTITVHKTDSSNEPPKTFTFDTVFGPESKQLDVYNLTARPIIDSVLEGYNGTIFAYGQTGTGKTFTMEGVRAVPELRGIIPNSFAHIFGHIAKAEGDTRFLVRVSYLEIYNEEVRDLLGKDQTQRLEVKERPDVGVYIKDLSAYVVNNADDMDRIMTLGHKNRSVGATNMNEHSSRSHAIFTITIECSEKGVDGNMHVRMGKLHLVDLAGSERQTKTGATGQRLKEATKINLSLSTLGNVISALVDGKSTHVPYRNSKLTRLLQDSLGGNSKTMMCANIGPADYNYDETISTLRYANRAKNIKNKARINEDPKDAMLRQFQKEIEELKKKLEEGKKKVSPDKMVEMQAKIEEERKALETKLDMEEEERNKARAELEKREKDLLKAQQEHQSLLEKLSALEKKVIVGGVDLLAKAEEQEKLLEESNMELEERRKRAEQLRKELEEKEQERLDIEEKYTNLQEEAQGKTKKLKKVWTMLMAAKSEMADLQQEHQREIEGLLENIRQLSRELRLQILIIDNFIPQDYQEMIENYVHWNEDIGEWQLKCVAYTGNNMRKQTPVLDKKEKDPFEVDLSHVYLAYTEESLRQSLMKLERPRTSKGRSRPKTGRRKRSAKPGAVIDSLLQ
- the KIF3A gene encoding kinesin-like protein KIF3A isoform X3, whose translation is MPINKPEKLDKPESCDNVKVVVRCRPLNDREKATGYKMAVNVDEMRGTITVHKTDSSNEPPKTFTFDTVFGPESKQLDVYNLTARPIIDSVLEGYNGTIFAYGQTGTGKTFTMEGVRAVPELRGIIPNSFAHIFGHIAKAEGDTRFLVRVSYLEIYNEEVRDLLGKDQTQRLEVKERPDVGVYIKDLSAYVVNNADDMDRIMTLGHKNRSVGATNMNEHSSRSHAIFTITIECSEKGVDGNMHVRMGKLHLVDLAGSERQTKTGATGQRLKEATKINLSLSTLGNVISALVDGKSTHVPYRNSKLTRLLQDSLGGNSKTMMCANIGPADYNYDETISTLRYANRAKNIKNKARINEDPKDAMLRQFQKEIEELKKKLEEGEEISGSETSDSEEEDEDGEIGEEKRKKRRGKKKVSPDKMVEMQAKIEEERKALETKLDMEEEERNKARAELEKREKDLLKAQQEHQSLLEKLSALEKKVIVGGVDLLAKAEEQEKLLEESNMELEERRKRAEQLRKELEEKEQERLDIEEKYTNLQEEAQGKTKKLKKVWTMLMAAKSEMADLQQEHQREIEGLLENIRQLSRELRLQILIIDNFIPQDYQEMIENYVHWNEDIGEWQLKCVAYTGNNMRKQTPVLDKKEKDPFEVDLSHVYLAYTEESLRQSLMKLERPRTSKGRSRPKTGRRKRSAKPGAVIDSLLQ
- the KIF3A gene encoding kinesin-like protein KIF3A isoform X2, with the translated sequence MPINKPEKLDKPESCDNVKVVVRCRPLNDREKATGYKMAVNVDEMRGTITVHKTDSSNEPPKTFTFDTVFGPESKQLDVYNLTARPIIDSVLEGYNGTIFAYGQTGTGKTFTMEGVRAVPELRGIIPNSFAHIFGHIAKAEGDTRFLVRVSYLEIYNEEVRDLLGKDQTQRLEVKERPDVGVYIKDLSAYVVNNADDMDRIMTLGHKNRSVGATNMNEHSSRSHAIFTITIECSEKGVDGNMHVRMGKLHLVDLAGSERQTKTGATGQRLKEATKINLSLSTLGNVISALVDGKSTHVPYRNSKLTRLLQDSLGGNSKTMMCANIGPADYNYDETISTLRYANRAKNIKNKARINEDPKDAMLRQFQKEIEELKKKLEEGEEISGSETSDSEEEDEDGEIGEEKRKKRRDQAGKKKVSPDKMVEMQAKIEEERKALETKLDMEEEERNKARAELEKREKDLLKAQQEHQSLLEKLSALEKKVIVGGVDLLAKAEEQEKLLEESNMELEERRKRAEQLRKELEEKEQERLDIEEKYTNLQEEAQGKTKKLKKVWTMLMAAKSEMADLQQEHQREIEGLLENIRQLSRELRLQILIIDNFIPQDYQEMIENYVHWNEDIGEWQLKCVAYTGNNMRKQTPVLDKKEKDPFEVDLSHVYLAYTEESLRQSLMKLERPRTSKGRSRPKTGRRKRSAKPGAVIDSLLQ